From Bradyrhizobium sp. 4:
CGAGGCGATCCGACGCGGAAAGCAATCGCTGATCCTGATGCCGGAGATCGCGCTCACCGGCCAGTTCCTCGACCGCTTCGCGCAGCGTTTTGGCGTGCGGCCTCTGGAATGGCATTCCGAGCTGACGCCGCGCACTCGCGCGCGCAATTGGGCGGCGATCTCCGAGGGCAGCGCGCCGGTCGTGGTCGGCGCGCGCTCGGCGCTGTTTCTGCCCTACGCCAATCTCGGCCTCATCGTGGTCGATGAAGAGCACGACCAGGCCTACAAGCAGGACGAGGGCGTGCATTATCACGCCCGCGACATGGCGGTGGTGCGCGCCCATATCGCAAAGGTTCCGATCGTGCTGGCGTCGGCGACGCCGTCGGTCGAATCCGAGGTCAATGCGCGCAAGAACCGCTATCAGCGCATCGCGCTGCCGTCGCGCTTCGGCGGCCAGCACATGCCGCATATCGAGGCCATCGACATGCGCCGCGAGCCGCCGGCGCGCGGCCGCTTCATCTCGCCGCGGCTGGCGTCCGAGATCAGGACCGCGATCGAGCGGCGCGAGCAGGCGCTCTTGTTCCTCAATCGCCGCGGCTATGCGCCGTTGACGCTGTGCCGCGCCTGTGGCCATCGCTTCGCCTGCACCATCTGCGACGCCTGGCTGGTCGATCATCGCTTCCGCCAGCGCCTCGTCTGTCACCATTGCGGTTTCTCGATGCCGCGCCCGCAAACCTGCCCGCATTGCGCGGCGGAGGAATCGCTGGTCGCGGTCGGGCCCGGTGTCGAGCGCTTGCAGGAGGAGGCGGCGGCGCTGTTCCCGGAGGCGCGCACCATGGTGCTGTCGAGCGATCTCATCACCTCGGTCGAGACGATGCGCTCCGAGCTGAATGACATTGCGGAGGGCCGCGTCGACGTCATCATCGGCACCCAGCTCGTCGCCAAGGGCCACAATTTCCCGCGGCTCAACCTGGTCGGCGTGATCGATGCCGATCTCGGCCTGTCCAATGGCGATCCGCGCGCCTCCGAGCGCACCTGGCAATTGCTCAACCAAGTGATCGGCCGCGCCGGGCGCGAGCAGGGCCGTGGCATCGGCTATCTCCAGACCCACCAGCCCGATCATCCCGTGATGAAGGCGCTGATCGCCTGCGACCGCGAAGCCTTCTACGACAGCGAGATCGATTTGCGCGAACGCACGCTCTATCCGCCGTTCGGGCGGCTCGCGAGCCTGATCATTTCCGCCGGCGACCGGCCGAGCGCCGAAGGCTTTGGCCGCCACCTCGTCGCGCTCGCGCCGCGCGATGAGCGCGTGGTGGTGCTGGGCCCGGCGGAAGCCCCGCTCGCGGTCATCAAGGGCCGCTACCGCTTCCGCATTCTGGTGAAATCCGCGCGCGGCTTCGACCTGTCGGATTATCTGCGCAACTGGCTTGCCGCATGCCCGAAGCCGAAGGGCAATCAAAAGCTCGAAGTCGACGTCGATCCGCAGAGCTTTTTGTAGGCCACCGCTCTCTCCCCGTCATTGCGAGGAGCCCTTGCGACGAAGCAATCCAGTCTGTTTCCGCGGTGACAGACTGGATTGCTGCGCTTCGCTCGCAATGACGAAAGAATAGAAAAAGCCCGCCGTCCCCCAAGACGGCGGGCTTGTTTCACGCGTCGCGCGTCTTAAGAGACGACTTCCGCGGTGACGCGGCCGACGCCGGCGCCGGTGAGGCCGATGGCACGGGCAGCGCCCGTGGAGAGGTCGAGGACACGGCCGCGAATGAACGGGCCACGGTCGTTGATGGTGACGATGACGCTGGAGCCGCCATGGGTGACCCGCAGCTTGGTGCCGAACGGCAGCGAACGGTGCGCCGCGGTCATGGCGTTCTGGTTGAAGCGCTGGCCCGAGGCGGTCCTGCTGCCGGACTCGTTGCCGTAAAAGGAAGCCATGCCGGAGAAGGAACGTCCGGTGCCCTGCGACGGCGTCATCGACGCATTGGCGTTACGCCAATC
This genomic window contains:
- a CDS encoding septal ring lytic transglycosylase RlpA family protein, with amino-acid sequence MLCLKTLGSVTRPRTAIAFVAATLLIGGTATEASAKSRHHHRYSHHHHRHHAQNDANTTSDWRNANASMTPSQGTGRSFSGMASFYGNESGSRTASGQRFNQNAMTAAHRSLPFGTKLRVTHGGSSVIVTINDRGPFIRGRVLDLSTGAARAIGLTGAGVGRVTAEVVS
- a CDS encoding primosomal protein N', translating into MDHTSRSNAVSANATRMVDVLVPVALDQTYSYKVPRGMELKAGDIIGVPLGPREVLAVVWAENANPDPRLHNRLKEVSEKLDIPPLKPELRAVVDWIANYTLSPRGMVLRMCLRMGENLGPERVRAGVRLVGDPPKRLTPARQRLIEVLSDRLLHGKSEAAKEAGVSAGVIDGLVDEGTLTVEPMPPAPPPPAPDPDFSRPEFSSLQRAGVDAMRALAANGSFHVALLDGVTGSGKTEVYFEAVAEAIRRGKQSLILMPEIALTGQFLDRFAQRFGVRPLEWHSELTPRTRARNWAAISEGSAPVVVGARSALFLPYANLGLIVVDEEHDQAYKQDEGVHYHARDMAVVRAHIAKVPIVLASATPSVESEVNARKNRYQRIALPSRFGGQHMPHIEAIDMRREPPARGRFISPRLASEIRTAIERREQALLFLNRRGYAPLTLCRACGHRFACTICDAWLVDHRFRQRLVCHHCGFSMPRPQTCPHCAAEESLVAVGPGVERLQEEAAALFPEARTMVLSSDLITSVETMRSELNDIAEGRVDVIIGTQLVAKGHNFPRLNLVGVIDADLGLSNGDPRASERTWQLLNQVIGRAGREQGRGIGYLQTHQPDHPVMKALIACDREAFYDSEIDLRERTLYPPFGRLASLIISAGDRPSAEGFGRHLVALAPRDERVVVLGPAEAPLAVIKGRYRFRILVKSARGFDLSDYLRNWLAACPKPKGNQKLEVDVDPQSFL